A single genomic interval of Porphyromonas sp. oral taxon 275 harbors:
- the lon gene encoding endopeptidase La — MSKKKKNTDEVAGAEEQRPFLAIPVLANYEEQEGFAPEASELPEELPIIALRNMAVFPGTLAPILIGRKKSMQVIRKAEREQLLIGVLAQRDALVENPKEADLYPLGTLVEVTQIIELPSGEFSAILRGRQRFVLDELKTTTPYLKGSYHTLPDTARELEASQDFDVLVGMLHERLITLLERLTPGAPKGFMDTIRGIRNRAYLVNLASSVVDVPIEVRQELLNAEDLGARAMLVLPLIQRQIREAELRDEILAKTKLEMDQQQREYFLQQQMRAIQSELGHEDSAEDEIEELRAKGKKKKWSKAVAETFAKELRKAKQLNPQSPDYSVQMQYLRTIVDLPWGIYSKDHFDLKKAAELLDREHYGLERVKERILEHLAVLKLKGDMKSPIICLYGPPGVGKTSLGRSIAESLGRKYVRISLGGVHDEAEIRGHRRTYIGAMSGRIIQSLQKAGTSNPVFVLDEIDKLSSDYKGDPASALLEVLDPEQNTTFHDNYLDIDYDLSKVLFIATANDVSSIPQALRDRMELIEVSGYIAEEKLQIAQQHLLPREAKSHGLAERIPPFSREALELIIEEYTRESGVRGLTKRIAAVLRKLAWALASEEGLPEEVTPELVRQYLGKTVYSRDKYQGNELPGVVVGLAWTSVGGEILFIESSLQAGQNGRLILTGSLGDVMKESATIALSYVRAHAEELGIDLEQLKDKELHIHVPEGAIPKDGPSAGITMVTSIVSALTRRKVRPRLAMTGEITLRGKVLPVGGIKEKILAAKRSGIQDIILCRENERDIEEINERYLEGLSFHYVDEIGQVLDYALLEERADEVNK, encoded by the coding sequence ATGAGTAAGAAGAAAAAGAATACTGACGAAGTGGCAGGCGCTGAAGAGCAGCGCCCCTTCCTCGCGATACCTGTACTGGCTAACTATGAGGAGCAGGAGGGCTTCGCCCCCGAGGCGAGCGAGCTCCCAGAGGAGCTCCCCATCATCGCTCTGCGCAATATGGCGGTCTTCCCAGGCACGCTAGCGCCGATCCTGATCGGGCGCAAGAAGTCTATGCAGGTCATCCGCAAGGCTGAGCGCGAGCAGCTCCTCATCGGGGTGCTGGCACAGCGCGACGCACTTGTGGAGAACCCCAAGGAGGCTGATCTCTACCCCCTAGGGACGCTCGTCGAGGTGACGCAGATCATAGAGCTTCCCTCGGGAGAGTTCTCTGCTATCCTGCGTGGACGCCAGCGCTTCGTCCTTGACGAACTGAAGACGACGACCCCTTACCTCAAGGGAAGCTATCATACCCTCCCCGATACAGCTCGGGAGCTGGAGGCGAGTCAGGACTTCGACGTACTGGTCGGTATGCTCCACGAGCGCCTCATCACGCTGCTGGAGCGCCTTACCCCTGGCGCGCCCAAGGGCTTCATGGATACGATCCGAGGCATACGCAATCGCGCTTACCTCGTGAACCTCGCCTCCTCAGTCGTGGACGTGCCGATTGAGGTACGTCAGGAGCTGCTCAATGCCGAGGACCTGGGTGCGCGGGCGATGCTTGTCCTGCCGCTCATCCAGCGTCAGATCAGGGAGGCCGAGCTGCGTGACGAGATCCTGGCCAAGACCAAGCTGGAGATGGATCAGCAGCAGCGTGAGTACTTCCTCCAGCAACAGATGCGTGCCATCCAGAGCGAGCTCGGGCACGAGGACTCTGCCGAGGACGAGATCGAGGAGCTACGCGCCAAGGGAAAGAAGAAGAAATGGAGCAAGGCAGTCGCGGAGACTTTCGCCAAGGAGCTACGCAAGGCCAAGCAGCTCAACCCACAGAGCCCCGACTACTCCGTCCAGATGCAGTACCTGCGCACGATCGTAGATCTGCCCTGGGGCATCTATAGCAAGGATCACTTCGACCTCAAGAAGGCAGCCGAGCTCCTCGACCGCGAGCACTATGGTCTGGAGCGCGTCAAGGAACGTATCCTAGAGCATCTAGCGGTACTGAAGCTCAAGGGGGATATGAAGTCCCCCATCATCTGCCTCTACGGCCCTCCAGGGGTAGGGAAGACCTCGCTGGGGCGTAGCATCGCCGAGAGCCTCGGGCGTAAGTACGTCCGCATCTCCCTCGGGGGTGTCCATGATGAGGCCGAGATACGAGGCCACCGCCGTACCTACATCGGTGCTATGAGTGGGCGTATCATCCAGAGCCTGCAGAAGGCAGGGACCTCCAATCCCGTCTTCGTCCTCGACGAGATCGACAAGCTCTCCAGCGACTACAAGGGTGATCCCGCATCGGCACTCCTAGAGGTCCTGGATCCGGAGCAGAATACGACCTTCCACGACAACTATCTAGATATAGACTACGACCTCTCGAAGGTGCTCTTCATCGCTACGGCCAACGATGTCTCCAGCATCCCTCAGGCACTCCGTGACCGTATGGAGCTCATCGAGGTCTCGGGCTACATCGCTGAGGAGAAGCTGCAGATCGCTCAGCAGCACCTCCTGCCCCGTGAGGCTAAGTCTCATGGTCTGGCGGAGCGCATCCCTCCCTTCAGCCGCGAGGCACTGGAGCTGATCATCGAGGAGTACACCCGCGAGAGTGGGGTGCGTGGTCTCACGAAGCGTATCGCCGCTGTGCTACGTAAGCTCGCCTGGGCGCTAGCCTCAGAGGAGGGCCTCCCCGAGGAGGTGACGCCCGAGCTGGTGCGTCAGTACCTTGGCAAGACCGTATATTCGCGCGACAAGTATCAGGGCAATGAGCTCCCAGGCGTGGTCGTTGGCCTTGCTTGGACGAGTGTCGGAGGGGAGATCCTCTTCATCGAGAGCAGTCTACAGGCGGGGCAGAATGGCCGTCTGATCCTTACGGGGAGCCTCGGTGATGTCATGAAGGAGTCTGCGACGATCGCCCTCAGCTACGTCCGTGCCCACGCCGAGGAGCTGGGCATAGACCTCGAGCAGCTCAAGGACAAGGAGCTCCACATCCATGTACCCGAGGGCGCCATCCCCAAGGATGGCCCCAGCGCAGGGATCACGATGGTGACCTCTATTGTCTCGGCACTCACACGCCGCAAGGTGCGCCCACGTCTAGCGATGACGGGCGAGATCACCCTGCGCGGCAAGGTGCTGCCCGTCGGTGGCATCAAGGAGAAGATCCTCGCTGCTAAGCGATCGGGTATTCAGGACATCATCCTCTGCCGCGAGAATGAGCGTGACATCGAGGAGATCAACGAGCGCTACCTAGAGGGCCTTAGCTTCCACTACGTGGACGAGATAGGTCAAGTGCTTGACTATGCTCTCCTTGAGGAGCGCGCAGACGAAGTAAATAAGTAA
- a CDS encoding DUF1599 domain-containing protein, which translates to MNPSQLNTEEACRQILQICRRLFVQKLHDYGASWRILRPESLTDQIYIKAERIRSLQTKGYAQVNEGIDVELIAIVNYGLIGMIQLQLGAVSSPDISPEVALELYDRFAEDTLQLMLAKNHDYGEAWRNMRISSMVDMILSKVYRTKQIEDLKGQTLVSEGIDANYKDMVNYALFCLIKIAEA; encoded by the coding sequence ATGAACCCTAGCCAACTAAACACGGAGGAGGCCTGTCGGCAGATCTTGCAGATCTGTCGCAGGCTCTTTGTGCAGAAGCTCCACGACTACGGAGCCTCGTGGCGTATCCTTCGTCCAGAGTCCCTCACAGATCAGATCTACATCAAGGCAGAGCGCATCCGTAGCCTGCAGACCAAGGGCTATGCCCAGGTCAATGAAGGGATAGATGTCGAGCTCATCGCGATCGTGAACTATGGCCTCATCGGGATGATACAGCTCCAGCTCGGGGCTGTATCCTCTCCCGATATCTCGCCTGAGGTAGCCCTAGAGCTCTATGATCGCTTCGCTGAGGATACGCTGCAGCTGATGCTAGCCAAGAACCATGACTATGGCGAGGCCTGGCGTAATATGCGCATCTCCTCCATGGTCGATATGATCCTCTCCAAGGTCTACCGCACTAAGCAGATAGAGGACCTCAAGGGGCAGACACTTGTCTCCGAAGGCATCGACGCCAACTACAAGGACATGGTCAACTACGCGCTCTTCTGCCTCATCAAGATTGCCGAAGCCTAA
- a CDS encoding BT_3928 family protein, producing the protein MIHLRHTIAECARLIVGLTFVASGLLKAVDPVGTALKITEYLAPVFAFTGHGYSLALGLSFVLCAGEFILGAFLLAGSYRRVCARFAFVFMILMTLVTGYILIADPVSDCGCFGDALHLTNLQTFLKNLVLLPLSYLVLRDASALRHLFSLRERWVPTLLALGGIIFFLVENYRHLPLFDFRPYTVGLKLDEAIIAEEEQFQRAALQSTSYIYEKAGEQRSFSPEALPDSSWAFVRVQDSLALEAFKPKYDFAPVDSLGYPMAEDLLSDSSVTLLLLAPSWDAANQSVIDEVGELATQAAALCYRFYGLTASGAEEIARWRYQTGATYPMLQMDPTPIRTMIRAYPGLLVLRGGQIIDKRAYSDFPKVEEVTTYLKELGDPKRPLPTPSYVRTYPLLLWALLLVLAFLRFWARKLHLTLYLKRRIHYSHIKEIDNEKEHRRR; encoded by the coding sequence GTGATACATCTACGCCATACGATCGCTGAATGTGCCCGCCTCATCGTAGGGCTGACCTTCGTAGCCTCTGGGCTGCTGAAGGCAGTGGATCCTGTGGGCACGGCGCTCAAGATCACGGAGTACCTGGCGCCTGTCTTTGCCTTCACTGGGCATGGCTATAGTCTCGCGCTGGGGCTATCCTTCGTCCTATGCGCAGGGGAGTTCATCCTTGGCGCCTTCCTCCTGGCTGGCTCCTACCGCCGTGTCTGTGCCCGCTTCGCCTTCGTCTTCATGATCTTGATGACCTTGGTGACGGGCTACATCCTCATCGCGGATCCCGTCAGTGACTGCGGCTGCTTCGGGGACGCACTGCACTTGACCAACCTTCAGACCTTCCTGAAGAACCTCGTCCTCCTGCCGCTGAGCTACCTCGTCCTACGGGACGCCTCAGCGCTAAGGCACCTTTTCAGCCTTCGGGAGCGCTGGGTCCCGACCCTCCTCGCGCTTGGGGGAATCATCTTCTTCCTCGTCGAGAACTACCGTCACCTGCCGCTCTTCGACTTTAGGCCCTATACGGTGGGGCTCAAGCTCGATGAGGCCATCATCGCCGAGGAGGAGCAGTTCCAGCGTGCGGCACTGCAGAGCACGAGCTATATCTACGAGAAGGCAGGGGAGCAGCGCAGCTTCTCTCCCGAGGCCTTGCCTGATAGCAGCTGGGCCTTCGTCCGAGTGCAGGATAGCCTGGCGCTGGAGGCCTTCAAGCCCAAGTACGACTTCGCTCCCGTCGATAGCCTAGGTTATCCTATGGCTGAGGATCTACTGAGCGATTCCAGCGTCACGCTCCTACTGCTGGCGCCTAGCTGGGATGCGGCGAATCAGAGTGTCATCGACGAGGTGGGTGAGCTCGCTACGCAGGCGGCTGCCTTGTGCTACCGCTTCTACGGCCTCACGGCTTCGGGGGCAGAGGAGATCGCCCGCTGGCGCTACCAGACGGGTGCGACCTACCCGATGCTGCAGATGGACCCCACGCCCATACGTACGATGATACGTGCCTATCCAGGCCTCCTTGTACTGCGCGGTGGTCAGATCATTGACAAGCGGGCCTACTCTGACTTCCCCAAGGTGGAGGAGGTCACCACCTACCTCAAGGAGCTCGGCGATCCCAAGCGTCCGCTCCCCACACCCAGCTACGTCCGCACCTATCCGCTCCTCCTCTGGGCACTTCTCCTGGTGCTGGCCTTCCTACGCTTCTGGGCCAGGAAGCTCCACCTTACCCTCTACCTCAAGAGACGTATACATTATTCACATATAAAGGAAATAGACAATGAGAAAGAACATCGTCGCCGGTAA
- the tpiA gene encoding triose-phosphate isomerase, whose translation MRKNIVAGNWKMNKTLQEGTAFIAELKQTLAGKSLGCDVVIGAPFIHLATIAEQAKGSAIGIAAENCADKAEGAYTGEVSAAMVASTGARYVILGHSERRAYYGENDAILSEKLALALANGLTPIFCIGEVKEEREAGKHFEVVAQQLEGTVFGLSAEDFSKVVLAYEPVWAIGTGLTASSAQAQEVHAHVRQLIASKYSAQIAEDCTILYGGSCNASNAKELFGQPDIDGGLIGGASLSVEKFLPIIEAFNK comes from the coding sequence ATGAGAAAGAACATCGTCGCCGGTAACTGGAAGATGAACAAGACCCTTCAGGAGGGTACGGCCTTCATCGCTGAGCTCAAGCAGACGCTGGCAGGCAAGAGCCTGGGCTGTGACGTCGTCATCGGCGCTCCCTTCATCCACCTGGCTACCATCGCTGAGCAGGCTAAGGGCAGCGCAATCGGCATCGCTGCTGAGAACTGCGCTGACAAGGCTGAAGGCGCTTACACAGGTGAGGTATCGGCTGCTATGGTAGCCTCGACGGGCGCTCGCTACGTCATCCTCGGCCACTCGGAGCGTCGTGCCTACTACGGTGAGAACGATGCTATCCTGAGCGAGAAGCTCGCCCTGGCGCTAGCCAATGGCCTGACTCCCATCTTCTGCATCGGGGAGGTCAAGGAAGAGCGTGAGGCTGGCAAGCACTTTGAGGTCGTAGCACAGCAGCTCGAGGGCACGGTCTTCGGGCTTTCTGCCGAAGACTTCTCCAAGGTCGTCCTGGCCTACGAGCCTGTATGGGCCATCGGTACGGGTCTGACCGCTAGCTCGGCTCAGGCACAGGAGGTACACGCCCACGTGCGTCAGCTCATCGCTAGCAAGTATAGCGCTCAGATCGCTGAGGACTGCACGATCCTCTACGGCGGTAGCTGCAACGCTAGCAACGCCAAGGAACTCTTCGGCCAGCCCGACATCGACGGCGGTCTGATCGGTGGTGCTTCGCTCTCGGTAGAGAAGTTCCTCCCCATCATTGAGGCCTTCAACAAGTAG
- a CDS encoding SPOR domain-containing protein yields the protein MLRRYRLTLGLLLCALVSGSLAAQTLPEKSRPRNIFEALEEPSSGEGLITIIQSSELRTLVGSVAGGRTATLGRDGNYTLLMGYRIQVFNSNLPNAKAEAYSRAEQLKRLAPSMSSYITYKAPFWKLTIGNFLTREEASQTRTSLVRTLPSWMRESYVVRDKVRILNYTDPNVSQ from the coding sequence ATGCTAAGACGATATCGACTGACCCTCGGCTTGCTCCTCTGCGCCCTTGTGTCGGGTAGCCTCGCCGCTCAGACGCTGCCCGAGAAGAGCCGCCCGCGCAATATCTTTGAGGCCCTCGAGGAGCCTTCCTCGGGCGAAGGGCTCATCACCATCATCCAGTCGTCCGAGCTGCGCACACTCGTCGGCTCTGTCGCTGGTGGGCGTACTGCGACGCTGGGACGTGATGGTAACTATACCCTGCTCATGGGCTATCGCATCCAGGTCTTCAATAGCAACCTGCCCAATGCCAAGGCTGAGGCTTATAGTCGTGCTGAGCAGCTGAAGCGCTTAGCCCCCTCGATGAGCAGCTACATCACCTATAAGGCTCCCTTCTGGAAGCTCACGATCGGCAACTTCCTTACCCGAGAGGAGGCCAGCCAGACCCGCACGAGCCTCGTCCGCACCCTGCCTAGCTGGATGCGCGAGTCCTACGTGGTGCGCGATAAGGTGCGTATCCTTAACTACACAGATCCCAATGTCAGCCAATAA
- the folE gene encoding GTP cyclohydrolase I FolE, translated as MSDQERDEALRHHYTQILQLLGEDPEREGLVKTPERVSKAMRFLTQGMAQSPEEILRSAMFKEDYRQMVIVKDIDFYSLCEHHMLPFFGKVHIGYIPNGYITGLSKLPRVVDVFARRLQVQERLTMQIKDCIQSALNPLGVIVVIEAQHMCMQMRGVEKQNSYTTTSDFTGAFREAKTREEFMQLITHGK; from the coding sequence ATGAGCGATCAAGAGCGTGATGAGGCGCTGCGTCATCACTACACGCAGATCCTCCAGTTGCTGGGCGAGGATCCCGAGCGAGAAGGTCTCGTCAAGACCCCCGAACGGGTGAGCAAGGCGATGCGCTTCCTGACGCAGGGTATGGCGCAGTCCCCTGAAGAGATCCTTCGCTCGGCGATGTTCAAGGAGGACTATCGCCAGATGGTCATCGTCAAGGACATTGACTTCTATTCCCTCTGTGAGCACCACATGCTCCCCTTCTTTGGTAAGGTGCATATCGGCTATATTCCGAATGGCTACATCACGGGGCTGAGCAAGCTGCCACGTGTCGTGGACGTCTTCGCTCGCCGCCTGCAGGTGCAGGAGCGCCTCACGATGCAGATCAAGGACTGCATCCAGTCGGCGCTCAATCCCCTTGGGGTCATCGTCGTCATCGAGGCGCAGCACATGTGCATGCAGATGCGTGGGGTGGAGAAGCAGAACTCTTACACCACGACCAGCGACTTTACGGGGGCCTTCCGCGAGGCCAAGACGCGCGAGGAGTTCATGCAGCTCATCACGCACGGCAAGTAG
- a CDS encoding ABC transporter permease → MRLLQHPSIFLARGLARSSRGGESGFARTLSLTTLSITLSLAVMLLAVSIILGFRGQVRSFAFSQTGHISLSGYGASWRDSNSPLYISDPFLQYLRHSPGVRSVMPLIQEAGLIKTEESFDGISLYGVDSSFHSSYFDEQLRQGRLPKPQGSEQPEIALPSHLASSLGYKLGDKVRIYFMGEKMRVRAFQLVGIYESAGLELSPALCPLVTLQRLRKWDEHSYSRLLIMLEQPDEAPKVLDRLVRELEQRPELIGGERYGLNLGQELQPELFSWLAVLDTNVYALLALMLLVGGFSMITGLVILVLDKSRQIGILKALGSKDSTLRLSLLLLSGRIIVKGLFWGNLLALSLCLLQQHYRIIRLNPANYFTDAVPIQLDLLLWLGINLGTLVLILAMILIPTRLVGRIRPAESMRID, encoded by the coding sequence ATGCGACTGCTCCAGCATCCCAGTATCTTCCTCGCCCGAGGTCTTGCCCGCAGCTCGCGCGGTGGGGAGTCGGGCTTCGCCCGTACGCTGAGCTTGACGACACTCAGCATTACCCTCTCGCTGGCGGTGATGCTGCTAGCCGTGAGCATCATCCTCGGCTTCCGCGGACAGGTGCGCTCCTTTGCCTTCAGCCAGACGGGGCACATCAGTCTCTCGGGCTACGGCGCTAGCTGGCGCGACAGCAACAGCCCGCTCTACATCTCCGATCCCTTCCTCCAGTACCTGCGCCATAGCCCTGGCGTGCGCTCGGTCATGCCCTTGATCCAGGAGGCCGGGCTTATCAAGACCGAGGAGAGCTTCGACGGTATCTCGCTCTATGGGGTCGATAGCAGCTTCCACAGCTCTTACTTCGACGAGCAGCTCCGCCAAGGACGCCTGCCGAAGCCCCAGGGCTCGGAGCAGCCCGAGATCGCCCTCCCCTCACATCTAGCCAGTAGCCTCGGCTACAAGCTCGGCGACAAGGTACGTATCTACTTCATGGGGGAGAAGATGCGTGTGCGGGCCTTCCAGCTCGTCGGCATCTACGAGTCGGCGGGGCTCGAGCTCTCGCCTGCCCTCTGCCCCCTAGTGACGCTACAGCGTCTGCGCAAGTGGGATGAGCATAGCTATAGCCGTCTGCTGATCATGCTAGAGCAGCCAGACGAAGCTCCCAAAGTCCTCGATCGTCTCGTGCGTGAACTAGAGCAGCGCCCCGAGCTCATCGGTGGCGAGCGCTACGGGCTCAACCTCGGGCAAGAGCTCCAGCCCGAGCTCTTCAGCTGGCTTGCCGTCCTCGACACCAATGTCTATGCCCTGCTGGCGCTGATGCTACTCGTCGGCGGCTTCTCCATGATCACGGGGCTTGTCATCCTTGTACTTGATAAGAGCCGTCAGATCGGTATCCTCAAGGCGCTCGGCAGCAAAGATAGCACGCTGCGCCTCAGCCTTCTGCTCCTCTCGGGGCGTATCATCGTCAAGGGGCTCTTTTGGGGCAATCTCCTCGCCCTTAGCCTCTGTCTTCTGCAGCAGCACTACCGCATCATCCGTCTCAACCCAGCCAACTACTTCACCGATGCCGTACCCATACAGCTAGACCTACTGCTGTGGCTGGGCATCAACCTCGGCACGCTCGTACTGATCCTTGCGATGATCCTTATCCCGACACGGCTGGTAGGTCGCATACGTCCCGCCGAGAGCATGCGGATAGACTAG
- a CDS encoding AI-2E family transporter: MKQYLSRPFTLDRTVRMLLLFVLLVLLIWTLSAIWSVILPFLVAGIFAYVMMPIVRFFQYRLRLRYRGLAVLLTFVLLGGLIWLGLIYIVPSVREEVEKTLSSISSYNGGQDILKRILPPEMRRYLEGSFNFGRLSRGVSFQQIIENTKIIIDQAGSIISGTLSVFSWGFVFLVGLMYFIFILLDFEGLARGLVSLFPQSVRPTAYSIFKDLDYYMNSYFRGQALVALSVGVLLSIGFNIIGLPLAIAMGIFIGLLNFIPYMQALGVIPLGLTCLLMAAQTGENAFICLLLGFGVLLLVQILQDMFIVPRIMGHSMGMRPSLILLVLTVWGSLFGFFGMLIALPATMFGYNLYMRYVLQDEAYIAEADALRGRKSKRAKQPKQAKSED; the protein is encoded by the coding sequence ATGAAGCAGTACCTCTCAAGACCCTTCACACTCGATCGCACGGTGAGGATGCTCCTCCTCTTCGTGCTCCTTGTATTACTCATCTGGACCCTGAGCGCCATCTGGAGCGTCATCCTGCCCTTCCTCGTAGCGGGGATCTTTGCCTATGTGATGATGCCCATAGTACGCTTCTTCCAGTATCGGCTACGGCTGCGCTATCGCGGGCTAGCCGTGCTACTGACCTTCGTGCTGCTGGGCGGACTGATCTGGCTAGGCCTCATCTATATCGTCCCCTCGGTGCGCGAGGAGGTAGAGAAGACCCTCAGCTCCATCTCGTCCTACAACGGTGGACAGGACATCCTCAAGCGGATACTCCCGCCCGAGATGCGACGCTACTTGGAAGGGAGCTTCAACTTCGGCCGCCTCTCGCGCGGCGTCTCCTTCCAGCAGATCATTGAGAATACGAAGATCATCATCGACCAAGCTGGGAGCATCATCTCAGGGACGCTCTCAGTCTTCTCCTGGGGCTTCGTCTTCCTCGTGGGCCTCATGTACTTCATCTTCATCCTACTGGACTTCGAGGGCCTTGCCCGTGGGCTTGTCAGTCTCTTCCCCCAGAGCGTCCGCCCCACAGCCTACAGCATCTTCAAGGATCTAGACTACTACATGAATAGCTACTTCCGTGGCCAAGCGCTCGTAGCGCTAAGCGTCGGGGTGCTGCTCTCCATAGGCTTCAACATCATTGGGCTCCCGCTGGCCATAGCGATGGGCATATTCATCGGGCTCCTCAACTTCATCCCCTACATGCAGGCGCTAGGTGTCATCCCGCTCGGACTGACCTGCCTGCTGATGGCGGCACAGACGGGGGAGAACGCCTTCATCTGCCTGCTGCTGGGCTTCGGCGTACTGCTGCTGGTGCAGATCCTACAGGATATGTTCATCGTCCCGCGTATCATGGGGCATTCGATGGGCATGCGCCCCTCGCTGATCCTACTGGTGCTCACTGTGTGGGGCTCACTCTTCGGCTTCTTCGGCATGCTGATCGCCCTGCCCGCGACGATGTTCGGCTACAATCTCTATATGCGCTACGTGCTGCAGGACGAAGCCTACATCGCTGAGGCGGATGCCCTGCGGGGGCGCAAGAGCAAGCGAGCGAAGCAGCCCAAGCAGGCTAAGAGTGAAGACTAG
- a CDS encoding arylsulfatase, producing MIPKASLLVLASATSLTAQIKRPLPNVVFILADDLGYGDVGFNGQRHVRTPNIDDLAHRGLQMTDFYAGCSVSAPSRASLMTGMHTGHTQVRGNHEIQPEGQAPMADRMTLGRLFQRAGYRTGIFGKWGLGYPGSGAEATDRGFDEFFGYNCQRLAHSYYPDHLWRGKERVDFAANKDGGKGVYSADTIHREALRFIEQSAGSGKPFFALLTYTLPHAELNLPHDAVYEYYEGKLTPREYKQRASWDYESSPNAHASFAAMVERLDRYTGEVTALIRRLGIEDNTIIIFTSDNGPHREGGANPEYFDSNGIFRGIKRDVYEGGIRVPMAIAWKGQIAAGRRSDAPFAFWDFLPTFAELIGQRGAAQGSDGQSFASFLKGRPLTKRSLERPLYWEFHEDGGKMALRQGPWKLVALQVDGGQPKLELYNLKEDPSETKDLSQEQPERVERLYKQMHSMRTPSKAFPFKYEHTAEAHPR from the coding sequence ATGATACCCAAAGCAAGCCTCCTCGTACTCGCCTCTGCCACCAGCCTAACGGCCCAGATCAAGCGTCCTCTGCCCAATGTCGTCTTCATCCTTGCCGATGACCTCGGCTACGGTGATGTGGGCTTCAATGGACAGCGCCACGTCCGCACCCCAAATATCGACGACCTAGCACACCGAGGGTTACAGATGACGGACTTCTATGCGGGTTGTTCGGTCAGTGCGCCCTCCCGTGCCTCGCTGATGACAGGTATGCACACGGGGCACACCCAGGTGCGCGGCAACCACGAGATACAGCCCGAGGGGCAGGCGCCTATGGCCGACCGTATGACCCTGGGGCGCCTCTTCCAGCGCGCGGGCTACCGCACGGGGATCTTCGGCAAGTGGGGGCTAGGCTATCCCGGCTCAGGCGCTGAGGCTACGGATAGAGGCTTCGACGAGTTCTTCGGCTACAACTGCCAGCGCCTAGCACACTCCTACTACCCCGACCACCTGTGGCGTGGCAAGGAGCGCGTAGACTTTGCTGCCAACAAGGATGGAGGCAAGGGCGTCTACTCAGCAGACACCATCCACCGCGAGGCGCTACGCTTCATCGAGCAGTCGGCAGGCAGTGGCAAGCCCTTCTTCGCCCTCCTCACTTACACGCTCCCACATGCCGAGCTCAACCTCCCCCACGACGCCGTCTACGAGTACTACGAGGGGAAGCTGACGCCTCGCGAGTATAAGCAGCGCGCCTCCTGGGACTACGAGTCCTCCCCCAACGCCCACGCCTCCTTTGCCGCCATGGTAGAGCGTCTAGACAGATACACGGGTGAGGTCACGGCGCTGATCCGTCGCCTCGGCATCGAGGACAACACCATCATCATCTTCACCAGCGACAACGGTCCCCACCGTGAGGGCGGTGCCAACCCTGAGTACTTCGACAGCAACGGCATCTTCCGCGGCATCAAGCGCGATGTCTACGAGGGAGGGATACGCGTCCCCATGGCTATTGCGTGGAAGGGGCAGATCGCTGCAGGGCGACGCAGTGACGCGCCCTTTGCCTTCTGGGACTTCCTCCCGACCTTCGCCGAGCTGATCGGGCAGCGTGGAGCTGCACAAGGCAGTGACGGCCAGAGCTTCGCTAGCTTCCTCAAGGGCCGGCCCTTGACCAAGCGTAGCCTAGAGCGTCCCCTCTACTGGGAGTTCCACGAGGATGGGGGCAAGATGGCCCTACGTCAAGGCCCCTGGAAGCTCGTTGCCCTCCAGGTCGATGGCGGACAGCCCAAGCTGGAGCTCTACAACCTCAAGGAGGATCCCAGCGAGACGAAGGACCTCAGCCAGGAGCAGCCCGAGCGCGTCGAGCGGCTCTACAAGCAGATGCACTCCATGCGTACGCCCTCCAAGGCCTTCCCCTTCAAGTACGAGCACACCGCCGAGGCCCATCCTAGATAG